A window from uncultured Desulfobacter sp. encodes these proteins:
- the ald gene encoding alanine dehydrogenase gives MILGIPKEIKSEENRVCMTPAGVEVMVKNGHQVLVEKNAGTGSGFTDNAYTRSGAKIVDTAKQIYATADMVMHVKEPLPPEYDLIREGQIVFTYLHLAADEPQTRALIKSKAVCIAYETIQKDDGTLPLLTPMSEVAGRMAIQEGAKFLEMPQGGHGVLLGGVPGVEPATVVVIGGGVVGVNAAKMACGLGAKVYLLDMNLNRLRYLNDVMPANCFTLMSSPATIRKLVKTADVVIGAVLVPGAKAPKLVTRDMLKTMKRGAVLVDVAIDQGGCFETSKATTHGDPTFVIDGVVHYCVANMPGAVAKTSTLALTNATLPYALQIANQGWKQAMQTNPEIKRGANIINGKVTYKAVADAFGLTYTPVDQLMN, from the coding sequence ATGATCCTAGGAATACCCAAGGAGATCAAGTCAGAGGAGAACCGTGTGTGCATGACCCCGGCGGGAGTCGAGGTGATGGTAAAAAACGGGCACCAGGTGCTGGTGGAAAAAAACGCCGGTACGGGCAGCGGATTTACCGACAACGCCTACACCCGGTCCGGGGCCAAAATAGTCGATACGGCCAAACAGATCTATGCAACAGCGGACATGGTCATGCACGTCAAAGAGCCATTACCGCCGGAATATGACTTAATCCGGGAAGGCCAGATCGTTTTCACCTACCTGCACCTGGCGGCCGATGAGCCCCAGACCCGGGCATTGATCAAAAGCAAGGCCGTATGTATCGCCTACGAAACCATCCAGAAGGACGACGGCACCCTGCCGTTGTTAACGCCCATGAGCGAGGTGGCCGGACGTATGGCCATCCAGGAAGGCGCCAAATTTCTGGAGATGCCCCAGGGCGGCCACGGCGTTCTTCTGGGCGGCGTTCCCGGTGTGGAACCGGCCACGGTGGTGGTGATCGGCGGCGGCGTGGTCGGGGTCAATGCGGCCAAGATGGCCTGCGGGCTTGGCGCCAAAGTCTACCTTTTGGACATGAACCTGAACCGGCTGCGCTATCTGAACGATGTGATGCCGGCCAATTGCTTTACCCTGATGTCCAGCCCGGCAACCATTCGCAAACTGGTCAAAACGGCGGATGTGGTGATCGGGGCCGTACTGGTTCCCGGTGCCAAGGCGCCGAAACTTGTGACCCGTGACATGCTCAAGACCATGAAGCGTGGCGCTGTGCTGGTGGATGTGGCCATTGACCAGGGGGGATGTTTTGAAACATCCAAGGCCACCACCCATGGCGATCCCACCTTTGTGATCGACGGCGTAGTGCACTACTGCGTGGCCAACATGCCCGGGGCTGTGGCCAAGACCTCGACCCTGGCACTGACCAACGCCACACTACCCTATGCCCTGCAGATTGCCAACCAGGGCTGGAAACAGGCGATGCAGACCAACCCGGAGATTAAACGGGGCGCCAACATTATCAACGGCAAGGTGACTTACAAGGCCGTGGCCGATGCATTTGGGCTGACCTATACACCAGTTGATCAACTGATGAATTAA
- a CDS encoding adenylate/guanylate cyclase domain-containing protein — translation MSNDKRAVTLFEEFKKNFLSIQKKYDDKINELSIIKEMNSTMQQIDFIDQDLIWIRHLECLKKYKGLTAAALYFSPDNEIKKDHFFHTELEKKFNLTAIKNLPFFKALLGEKTNVLIASLKDVEKKISKQGTPRPHLFSDEDYAFYGQSILSKGKVIAVLMLFGKDNNMFGPSHFLFYNVVCDHLHNNMVFLRLYYNKLDEEKQMIQLSRFFSKNVIGEIFKQGKLKLGGEKKQAAVVFVDLKGFTSFSENMKPEEVVILLNHFFSRMIPLIFKNKGTLDKLLGDGILAVFGTPLEDPDSCLNAVRAALEMFSVLHELNREIKLKRVFKQLEMSVGINYGELVAGFMGSEAHLNYTVVGDTVNVAQRIESLAEPNQILVSDAVWEKLEPHVETLDNLKGVTRLDDVKLKGKAKTVCLFQLEPHYS, via the coding sequence ATGAGTAATGATAAGAGAGCCGTAACGCTGTTTGAAGAATTTAAAAAAAATTTTCTTTCCATCCAGAAAAAGTATGATGATAAAATCAATGAGCTCTCGATTATCAAAGAGATGAACAGCACCATGCAGCAAATTGATTTTATTGATCAGGATTTAATCTGGATCCGGCATCTGGAGTGTTTGAAAAAATATAAGGGTCTTACGGCGGCGGCGTTATATTTTTCACCGGACAATGAAATTAAAAAAGATCATTTTTTCCATACGGAGTTGGAAAAGAAGTTCAATCTCACTGCCATAAAAAATCTCCCCTTTTTTAAAGCACTTCTTGGGGAAAAGACAAACGTTCTCATCGCCAGCCTGAAAGATGTGGAAAAAAAAATATCCAAACAAGGCACTCCCCGCCCCCATCTGTTTTCCGATGAAGACTACGCCTTTTATGGCCAATCCATACTTTCCAAAGGCAAAGTCATTGCCGTTCTCATGCTTTTTGGAAAGGATAACAATATGTTTGGGCCCTCCCATTTCCTTTTTTACAATGTGGTATGCGATCATCTGCACAACAACATGGTGTTTTTAAGGCTTTACTACAATAAACTTGATGAAGAAAAGCAGATGATTCAGCTAAGCCGATTCTTTTCAAAAAACGTCATTGGAGAAATATTCAAGCAGGGGAAATTAAAACTTGGCGGCGAAAAAAAACAGGCGGCTGTTGTTTTTGTCGATTTGAAGGGGTTTACAAGTTTTTCTGAAAACATGAAACCCGAAGAGGTGGTCATCCTTCTCAACCATTTTTTTTCCCGGATGATCCCCCTGATTTTCAAGAATAAGGGAACGCTGGACAAACTTTTAGGAGACGGCATTTTGGCTGTATTTGGAACTCCATTAGAAGATCCGGACAGCTGCCTGAATGCCGTACGTGCGGCCCTTGAAATGTTTTCAGTGCTCCATGAACTGAACCGCGAAATTAAACTAAAAAGGGTCTTTAAACAGCTGGAAATGAGCGTGGGTATCAATTATGGAGAGCTGGTGGCAGGATTCATGGGATCGGAAGCGCATCTAAATTATACCGTGGTGGGAGATACGGTGAATGTGGCCCAACGGATTGAATCCCTTGCCGAGCCCAATCAGATCCTGGTTTCCGATGCGGTATGGGAAAAACTTGAACCCCACGTGGAGACCCTGGACAATCTAAAGGGGGTGACCCGGCTGGACGATGTAAAATTGAAGGGAAAAGCCAAAACAGTTTGTCTGTTCCAGTTAGAACCCCATTATTCATAA